From one Gossypium hirsutum isolate 1008001.06 chromosome D08, Gossypium_hirsutum_v2.1, whole genome shotgun sequence genomic stretch:
- the LOC107899106 gene encoding probable linoleate 9S-lipoxygenase 5 isoform X1, with amino-acid sequence MILGNLASSVGNVVGDITGLNKPSKNTITGSVVIVKKNVLDFTAVHSTVADSLFELLGNQVSLQLVSAENPDPANENGGKLGKLAALEYWNLTYTPLLAGDDSLYKVSFEWDEEFGIPGAIILRNNHTAEFFLKTITLENVPGEGRIHFVCNSWVYPDRRYKKPRIFFSNKTYLPHETPAALRKYREEELQVLRGDGTGQLKTGDRVYDYALYNDLGDPDKGADLARPVLGGSAQYPYPRRGRTSRPPSKTDPKTESRLFLPNILNVYVPRDEQFAHLKLSDFIAYNLKGLVNQIIPLLEAFVNYTPNEFDSFKDVDNLFFNGLPLPTDLINQVANNIPLEMMGEFFRSDGQQLLKFPVPKLIEDRSNPFAWRTDEEFGREMLAGLNPLLIQLLKEFPPVSNLDPQVYVNQDSSITKQDIEYNLDGLTVEEVIYFIFNIFSYLSISSLTNMDVAQALSRKRLFILDHHDTIMPYLQTINEYTEAKTYASRTILFLRGDGTLKSVAIELSLPKMEEDKIGCVNKVYTPAEHGVEGWIWMLAKAFVNVNDSGHHQLVSHWLNTHAVIEPFVIATNRQLSVVHPIYKLLHPHFRDTMTINALARELLINANGIIERTFCPGKYSLEMSSVIYKSWNFMDQALPNDLKKRGIADGDIKSLDDLDRLLIKDYPYAVDGLKIWFAIEKWVRDYCSFYYKTDEMVQRDPELQAWWKELREVGHGDKKDEPWWPKMQNLEDLIQSCTIIIWIASALHAAVNYGQYAYGGYFPNRPTLSRRFMPEKGTPEYAELEKNPEKVFFRIMSSQLQSLIVITVVETLSNHASDEVYLGQRTPNWTTDAVPLQASDAFNRRLAEIEGEILKMNIDKKLKNRVGQVNVPYNLLHPTGEIGISGKGIPNSISI; translated from the exons ATGATTCTTGGAAATCTGGCGAGTTCAGTCGGCAATGTTGTCGGCGACATTACCGGCCTCAATAAACCCAGCAAGAACACAATCACAGGCAGTGTTGTTATAGTTAAGAAGAATGTTTTGGACTTCACCGCCGTGCATTCAACTGTAGCTGATAGCCTCTTTGAATTGCTCGGCAATCAAGTCAGTCTCCAGCTCGTCAGTGCTGAAAATCCCGACCCTG CAAATGAAAATGGTGGAAAGCTGGGGAAGTTAGCGGCATTGGAATACTGGAACCTGACATATACTCCGTTATTGGCTGGTGATGATTCCTTGTACAAGGTTTCATTTGAGTGGGATGAGGAATTTGGAATCCCTGGAGCTATCATCCTACGAAATAATCATACGGCTgagtttttcttaaaaacaattACTCTTGAAAATGTTCCCGGCGAAGGTCGGATCCACTTCGTTTGTAATTCCTGGGTTTATCCTGATAGACGATATAAAAAACCAAGAATCTTCTTCTCAAACAAG ACATACCTTCCACATGAGACACCAGCAGCGTTGCGTAAATACAGAGAAGAAGAGTTACAGGTCTTGAGGGGAGATGGGACTGGACAGTTGAAAACAGGAGATCGTGTTTATGACTATGCTCTGTACAATGATTTGGGTGATCCCGATAAGGGTGCAGATCTCGCTCGTCCGGTTCTTGGAGGTTCGGCTCAGTATCCTTATCCTCGGAGAGGAAGAACCAGCAGACCACCTTCCAAAACAG ATCCAAAGACAGAGAGCAGGCTTTTCCTACCGAATATTCTTAACGTTTACGTCCCACGAGATGAGCAGTTTGCTCACTTGAAGCTGTCGGACTTTATTGCTTATAATCTGAAAGGCTTAGTTAATCAAATCATACCATTACTGGAAGCTTTTGTTAACTATACTCCTAATGAGTTCGACTCATTTAAAGACGTGGACAATCTCTTCTTCAATGGACTCCCACTTCCTACTGATCTTATCAATCAAGTTGCTAACAACATCCCTTTAGAGATGATGGGGGAGTTTTTCCGATCTGATGGCCAGCAACTCTTAAAATTTCCTGTGCCTAAACTGATTGAAG ATCGGAGTAATCCCTTTGCATGGAGGACTGATGAGGAATTTGGCAGAGAAATGCTTGCAGGATTGAACCCTCTTCTTATTCAGCTCCTCAAA GAATTCCCTCCAGTGAGCAACTTAGATCCTCAAGTGTATGTTAATCAGGACAGTTCAATAACCAAACAAGACATCGAGTATAACTTAGATGGACTTACTGTTGAAGaggtaatatattttatttttaatatattttcatacctTAGTATCTCATCACTAACGAACATGGACGTGGCGCAGGCACTCAGTAGGAAAAGGCTATTTATATTGGATCATCACGATACAATTATGCCTTACCTTCAGACGATAAACGAGTATACAGAAGCAAAGACATATGCATCTAGGACCATTCTGTTCTTGAGAGGGGATGGTACATTGAAGTCTGTGGCCATTGAGTTGAGCTTGCCAAAAATGGAAGAAGATAAAATAGGATGTGTTAACAAAGTATACACTCCAGCTGAACATGGAGTTGAGGGTTGGATTTGGATGCTTGCTAAAGCTTTTGTAAATGTGAATGATTCTGGTCACCATCAGCTAGTGAGCCACTG GTTGAACACTCATGCAGTGATAGAGCCTTTCGTAATTGCAACAAACAGACAGCTGAGTGTGGTTCATCCAATTTATAAGCTTCTCCATCCTCACTTCCGTGACACCATGACTATCAATGCATTGGCTAGAGAGTTGCTCATTAATGCTAATGGAATTATAGAGAGGACATTTTGCCCTGGAAAATACTCTCTAGAGATGTCATCTGTGATTTACAAGAGTTGGAATTTCATGGATCAGGCTCTTCCCAATGATCTCAAGAAAAG AGGGATCGCAGATGGTGATATAAAATCTCTGGACGACCTTGACCGGTTACTAATAAAAGACTACCCATATGCTGTTGATGGGTTGAAGATCTGGTTTGCTATTGAAAAATGGGTCAGAGATTACTGCTCATTCTACTACAAGACCGATGAAATGGTTCAACGGGACCCTGAACTTCAAGCCTGGTGGAAGGAACTCCGAGAGGTGGGTCATGGTGACAAGAAAGACGAGCCATGGTGGCCTAAAATGCAGAACCTTGAAGACCTGATACAATCTTGCACCATTATCATATGGATCGCTTCTGCACTCCATGCAGCTGTCAACTACGGACAATACGCTTACGGAGGCTACTTCCCCAACCGCCCAACACTAAGCCGAAGGTTCATGCCTGAGAAAGGCACCCCTGAGTATGCAGAGCTTGAAAAGAACCCTGAGAAGGTCTTCTTTAGAATCATGTCTTCGCAGCTACAGTCCCTGATTGTCATTACGGTGGTCGAAACGCTGTCAAACCACGCATCGGATGAGGTGTATCTTGGACAGCGAACCCCCAACTGGACCACTGATGCAGTTCCGCTACAAGCTTCGGATGCTTTCAATAGGAGACTTGCTGAAATCGAAGGGGAAATCTTAAAGATGAACATCGACAAGAAACTGAAGAACCGGGTCGGTCAGGTTAATGTTCCTTATAATTTGCTCCATCCCACCGGTGAAATTGGAATTTCTGGTAAGGGAATTCCCAATAGCATCTcaatataa
- the LOC107899106 gene encoding probable linoleate 9S-lipoxygenase 5 isoform X2 translates to MILGNLASSVGNVVGDITGLNKPSKNTITGSVVIVKKNVLDFTAVHSTVADSLFELLGNQVSLQLVSAENPDPANENGGKLGKLAALEYWNLTYTPLLAGDDSLYKVSFEWDEEFGIPGAIILRNNHTAEFFLKTITLENVPGEGRIHFVCNSWVYPDRRYKKPRIFFSNKTYLPHETPAALRKYREEELQVLRGDGTGQLKTGDRVYDYALYNDLGDPDKGADLARPVLGGSAQYPYPRRGRTSRPPSKTDPKTESRLFLPNILNVYVPRDEQFAHLKLSDFIAYNLKGLVNQIIPLLEAFVNYTPNEFDSFKDVDNLFFNGLPLPTDLINQVANNIPLEMMGEFFRSDGQQLLKFPVPKLIEDRSNPFAWRTDEEFGREMLAGLNPLLIQLLKEFPPVSNLDPQVYVNQDSSITKQDIEYNLDGLTVEEALSRKRLFILDHHDTIMPYLQTINEYTEAKTYASRTILFLRGDGTLKSVAIELSLPKMEEDKIGCVNKVYTPAEHGVEGWIWMLAKAFVNVNDSGHHQLVSHWLNTHAVIEPFVIATNRQLSVVHPIYKLLHPHFRDTMTINALARELLINANGIIERTFCPGKYSLEMSSVIYKSWNFMDQALPNDLKKRGIADGDIKSLDDLDRLLIKDYPYAVDGLKIWFAIEKWVRDYCSFYYKTDEMVQRDPELQAWWKELREVGHGDKKDEPWWPKMQNLEDLIQSCTIIIWIASALHAAVNYGQYAYGGYFPNRPTLSRRFMPEKGTPEYAELEKNPEKVFFRIMSSQLQSLIVITVVETLSNHASDEVYLGQRTPNWTTDAVPLQASDAFNRRLAEIEGEILKMNIDKKLKNRVGQVNVPYNLLHPTGEIGISGKGIPNSISI, encoded by the exons ATGATTCTTGGAAATCTGGCGAGTTCAGTCGGCAATGTTGTCGGCGACATTACCGGCCTCAATAAACCCAGCAAGAACACAATCACAGGCAGTGTTGTTATAGTTAAGAAGAATGTTTTGGACTTCACCGCCGTGCATTCAACTGTAGCTGATAGCCTCTTTGAATTGCTCGGCAATCAAGTCAGTCTCCAGCTCGTCAGTGCTGAAAATCCCGACCCTG CAAATGAAAATGGTGGAAAGCTGGGGAAGTTAGCGGCATTGGAATACTGGAACCTGACATATACTCCGTTATTGGCTGGTGATGATTCCTTGTACAAGGTTTCATTTGAGTGGGATGAGGAATTTGGAATCCCTGGAGCTATCATCCTACGAAATAATCATACGGCTgagtttttcttaaaaacaattACTCTTGAAAATGTTCCCGGCGAAGGTCGGATCCACTTCGTTTGTAATTCCTGGGTTTATCCTGATAGACGATATAAAAAACCAAGAATCTTCTTCTCAAACAAG ACATACCTTCCACATGAGACACCAGCAGCGTTGCGTAAATACAGAGAAGAAGAGTTACAGGTCTTGAGGGGAGATGGGACTGGACAGTTGAAAACAGGAGATCGTGTTTATGACTATGCTCTGTACAATGATTTGGGTGATCCCGATAAGGGTGCAGATCTCGCTCGTCCGGTTCTTGGAGGTTCGGCTCAGTATCCTTATCCTCGGAGAGGAAGAACCAGCAGACCACCTTCCAAAACAG ATCCAAAGACAGAGAGCAGGCTTTTCCTACCGAATATTCTTAACGTTTACGTCCCACGAGATGAGCAGTTTGCTCACTTGAAGCTGTCGGACTTTATTGCTTATAATCTGAAAGGCTTAGTTAATCAAATCATACCATTACTGGAAGCTTTTGTTAACTATACTCCTAATGAGTTCGACTCATTTAAAGACGTGGACAATCTCTTCTTCAATGGACTCCCACTTCCTACTGATCTTATCAATCAAGTTGCTAACAACATCCCTTTAGAGATGATGGGGGAGTTTTTCCGATCTGATGGCCAGCAACTCTTAAAATTTCCTGTGCCTAAACTGATTGAAG ATCGGAGTAATCCCTTTGCATGGAGGACTGATGAGGAATTTGGCAGAGAAATGCTTGCAGGATTGAACCCTCTTCTTATTCAGCTCCTCAAA GAATTCCCTCCAGTGAGCAACTTAGATCCTCAAGTGTATGTTAATCAGGACAGTTCAATAACCAAACAAGACATCGAGTATAACTTAGATGGACTTACTGTTGAAGag GCACTCAGTAGGAAAAGGCTATTTATATTGGATCATCACGATACAATTATGCCTTACCTTCAGACGATAAACGAGTATACAGAAGCAAAGACATATGCATCTAGGACCATTCTGTTCTTGAGAGGGGATGGTACATTGAAGTCTGTGGCCATTGAGTTGAGCTTGCCAAAAATGGAAGAAGATAAAATAGGATGTGTTAACAAAGTATACACTCCAGCTGAACATGGAGTTGAGGGTTGGATTTGGATGCTTGCTAAAGCTTTTGTAAATGTGAATGATTCTGGTCACCATCAGCTAGTGAGCCACTG GTTGAACACTCATGCAGTGATAGAGCCTTTCGTAATTGCAACAAACAGACAGCTGAGTGTGGTTCATCCAATTTATAAGCTTCTCCATCCTCACTTCCGTGACACCATGACTATCAATGCATTGGCTAGAGAGTTGCTCATTAATGCTAATGGAATTATAGAGAGGACATTTTGCCCTGGAAAATACTCTCTAGAGATGTCATCTGTGATTTACAAGAGTTGGAATTTCATGGATCAGGCTCTTCCCAATGATCTCAAGAAAAG AGGGATCGCAGATGGTGATATAAAATCTCTGGACGACCTTGACCGGTTACTAATAAAAGACTACCCATATGCTGTTGATGGGTTGAAGATCTGGTTTGCTATTGAAAAATGGGTCAGAGATTACTGCTCATTCTACTACAAGACCGATGAAATGGTTCAACGGGACCCTGAACTTCAAGCCTGGTGGAAGGAACTCCGAGAGGTGGGTCATGGTGACAAGAAAGACGAGCCATGGTGGCCTAAAATGCAGAACCTTGAAGACCTGATACAATCTTGCACCATTATCATATGGATCGCTTCTGCACTCCATGCAGCTGTCAACTACGGACAATACGCTTACGGAGGCTACTTCCCCAACCGCCCAACACTAAGCCGAAGGTTCATGCCTGAGAAAGGCACCCCTGAGTATGCAGAGCTTGAAAAGAACCCTGAGAAGGTCTTCTTTAGAATCATGTCTTCGCAGCTACAGTCCCTGATTGTCATTACGGTGGTCGAAACGCTGTCAAACCACGCATCGGATGAGGTGTATCTTGGACAGCGAACCCCCAACTGGACCACTGATGCAGTTCCGCTACAAGCTTCGGATGCTTTCAATAGGAGACTTGCTGAAATCGAAGGGGAAATCTTAAAGATGAACATCGACAAGAAACTGAAGAACCGGGTCGGTCAGGTTAATGTTCCTTATAATTTGCTCCATCCCACCGGTGAAATTGGAATTTCTGGTAAGGGAATTCCCAATAGCATCTcaatataa